The Methylophaga frappieri DNA window GCCTTCCGTGCTCCAATTATCTATTGCTCTTCAAATAGGGCCACACCCTAGAGAGCATTGGTTTCGGTGTGACAGCGCCGGGCCAAGCGCCCCGGTCAAGGCCGGGGCGTATCCTTCCTAAAAGTCAGCCCGGTTTTTTGCCTGTTCTACGGCCTCGATTGACCATTTCCCCTTGGCGTCACCTTCCAGTTTAAGACTGGCAAAATAAGCCTCTTCACGCAGCTTGGCCGCCCGTTGCTCCAGTTCCTGAGCTTCTGCCATCTTGTCCGCGATAGTGTCACGGCGAGTGGT harbors:
- the kleA gene encoding stable inheritance protein KleA; this translates as MTTSKIMSWVDALPNVAATDFTTRRDTIADKMAEAQELEQRAAKLREEAYFASLKLEGDAKGKWSIEAVEQAKNRADF